Proteins from a genomic interval of Narcine bancroftii isolate sNarBan1 chromosome 12, sNarBan1.hap1, whole genome shotgun sequence:
- the LOC138747784 gene encoding uncharacterized protein: MWIRIPTPASFFQPLYHQHNGNFKEWIHKDQASNQYGCSGKLSQDLREVKRLHVSRGVTVVLSPWDEAVSNISNLKPIAINHALPFDMGTKSSLQTDSSNPFQYTPSLEYCHKSALDGLLPRLFQEEQHISENGTLCQDSSHGSFLGTMSQEEDEGYSYSDEYCTLAHSDSSRGLVPAKVGLQLKVSNKLQEEKREMAEDLAMIDDGRLPLFCLPSSSLDVTVSTGGPCQWETQQNPILGSDTSQTLRVTIKQ; encoded by the exons ATGTGGATTCGTATTCCAACCCCAGCCTCCTTCTTCCAGCCTCTCTACCATCAGCACAATGGAAATTTCAAG GAATGGATCCACAAGGATCAAGCAAGCAATCAGTATGGCTGTTCTGGGAAGTTATCCCAGGATCTCCGGGAGGTGAAGAGGCTTCATGTCAGTAGAGGCGTTACAGTCGTCCTGAGTCCTTGGGATGAAGCTGTTTCTAATATCTCTAACCTTAAGCCTATCGCAATCAATCATGCCTTGCCCTTTGACATGGGCACCAAAAGTAGCCTCCAAACTGATTCCAGCAACCCCTTTCAATACACCCCATCATTGGAATATTGCCACAAGTCTGCACTGGATGGGCTCCTTCCTCGCCTTTTCCAAGAGGAGCAGCACATTTCTGAGAATGGAACACTGTGCCAAGATTCATCTCATGGCTCCTTCTTGGGCACTATGAGCcaggaggaggatgaggggtaCAGCTATAGTGACGAATATTGCACCCTTGCCCACTCTGACTCCAGCCGGGGTCTGGTCCCTGCCAAGGTCGGTCTCCAGCTCAAAGTATCCAACAAGCTCCAGGAAGAGAAAAGGGAAATGGCCGAGGATTTGGCCATGATTGATGATGGTAGACTTCCCTTATTCTGCCTGCCAAGTAGCAGCCTAGACGTCACAGTTTCCACAGGAGGTCCATGCCAGTGGGAGACCCAACAAAACCCCATCTTGGGATCAGACACCAGCCAAACCCTCAGGGTCACCATTAAACAATAA